AAGCTTCAGTTCTGAGTTTTCCCCACTTGTCATGAACCGGGCATGGATGTTCAGGGTTACAGTTCGGAAATCCCAGCACACAGCTGTTGAAAATGCCGAGTCCGTCTATTGCCTCCACAATTTCAATGAGCCTGATCTGAGATGGGTCCTTAGCAAGTGCAAAGCCCCCTGTTTTCCCCTTTTTGGATTCAATTATTCCGTGCTCTCTTAAGCTCTGGAGTATCTTGGAGACAAATTCCTTCGGGATATTGAGTTCTTTGGCAATTACGTCAACCCTTACAACATCCTCCTGCATATTTGCAGCCAGGTAAAGCACGGCCTGTAGTCCGTATTCGCATTTTTTTGAAAATATTACAGTCATATTCAGACAAATTGTTCTGAATTAAATTATCATTTTATAGCTAAATTGTCAAGTTAATAATAAATATAAATTGACTTAAGTCAGTAATTTAATTCCGGCCTGTTGGCTCAGATTGCTATTTTAATATAATTTTTGTTATTTCCATGTAATAATTCCTATCAAGACGGGGTCAAGGTGAGAGCGATTCATCTTATTTTTATTGTTTTGATAACTGCTTCCCTGGT
The sequence above is drawn from the Ignavibacteria bacterium genome and encodes:
- a CDS encoding Rrf2 family transcriptional regulator, with product MTVIFSKKCEYGLQAVLYLAANMQEDVVRVDVIAKELNIPKEFVSKILQSLREHGIIESKKGKTGGFALAKDPSQIRLIEIVEAIDGLGIFNSCVLGFPNCNPEHPCPVHDKWGKLRTEAYKMLSEETLDKFKERTLDKIRSIGTSTETI